A DNA window from Mesorhizobium sp. C432A contains the following coding sequences:
- a CDS encoding LysR substrate-binding domain-containing protein: MTLDQLRIFVAVAERGHMTKAAELLGISQSAASAAIRALEEQHGVHLFNRVGRNIELAQTGHRFLPEAKAVLERAAAARNVLEHVSQTVAGSLSIAASLTIASYWLPRRLASFHEAYPAVRLSVSIGNTRQVEANVLDGTADLGLVEGRTESDILRRTKVDVDRLMLVVAASHPEIAEIAPGRPHITGLRWIIREGGSGTREVLEDLARREGISLGDLQIFLVLPSNEAVRQAVEAGAGATIISDLVVGRAVAEGSLRSVPLELPKRDFAMITHRDRQASLAQMALKAHLGAEAVSNPA; encoded by the coding sequence ATGACGCTGGACCAGTTGCGCATTTTCGTTGCCGTTGCCGAACGCGGCCATATGACCAAGGCGGCGGAGCTTTTGGGCATCTCCCAGTCGGCGGCGTCGGCGGCCATCCGCGCTTTGGAAGAGCAGCATGGCGTTCATCTGTTCAACCGTGTCGGCCGCAACATCGAGCTGGCTCAGACCGGCCACCGTTTCCTGCCCGAGGCCAAGGCGGTGCTGGAACGCGCCGCCGCCGCCCGAAATGTGCTGGAGCATGTCTCGCAGACGGTCGCCGGCAGCCTGTCGATCGCCGCCAGCCTGACCATCGCCAGCTACTGGCTGCCGCGCAGGCTGGCCTCTTTCCATGAAGCCTACCCGGCGGTGCGCTTAAGCGTCAGCATCGGCAACACCAGGCAGGTCGAGGCCAATGTGCTCGACGGCACCGCCGATCTCGGTCTGGTCGAGGGGCGCACCGAGTCAGACATCCTCCGCCGCACCAAGGTCGACGTCGACAGGTTGATGCTGGTCGTCGCCGCCTCGCATCCCGAAATCGCCGAGATCGCGCCGGGCCGCCCGCATATCACAGGGCTGCGCTGGATCATCCGTGAGGGTGGTTCGGGCACGCGCGAGGTGCTGGAGGACCTGGCCCGCCGCGAGGGGATATCGCTTGGCGACCTGCAGATATTTCTGGTGCTGCCGAGCAACGAGGCGGTTCGCCAGGCGGTCGAGGCCGGCGCCGGCGCCACCATCATCTCGGACCTCGTCGTCGGACGCGCCGTCGCCGAGGGCAGTCTCCGGTCGGTGCCGCTCGAACTGCCGAAGCGCGACTTCGCCATGATCACCCATCGCGACCGCCAGGCAAGCCTGGCCCAGATGGCGCTCAAGGCGCATCTCGGCGCTGAAGCCGTCAGCAATCCGGCGTAA
- a CDS encoding Hsp70 family protein: MHQAFGGIDFGTSNSTVGVIRNGQARLVALEGEQPTLPSAVFFNFEDGHTYFGRRAIADYTDAIEGRLMRSLKSVLGSSLAHEKTRIKARQIGFIDIVGMFVGHLKKRLEEDAGAPVENVVLGRPVQFVDDDVEADAKAQSELEKAARAQGFKHIAFQFEPIAAALDYEQDVKREELALIVDMGGGTSDFSIVRVSPQRARSRDRKDDILANRGIHIGGTDFDRLLSIAHVMPKLGYLSPTKDGKRNLPASYFIDLATWQRINLVYTAKAMTHLRQIRFEAVRADLVDRFIHIVEHRYGHALAGLVERAKIALTDQASADVTVALPGAHFAAEISRTGLEETIAADIERVSATVRQTIADAGITASAITAVFLTGGSTAIPLARREILSLVPQAAVIEGDMFGSVGLGLALDAQRKFA; this comes from the coding sequence ATGCACCAGGCATTTGGCGGCATCGATTTCGGCACGTCCAATTCTACGGTGGGCGTGATCCGCAACGGCCAGGCACGGCTGGTGGCGCTGGAAGGTGAACAGCCGACATTGCCAAGCGCGGTTTTCTTCAACTTCGAGGACGGTCACACCTATTTCGGCCGCCGCGCCATTGCCGACTACACCGATGCCATCGAAGGCCGGCTGATGCGGTCGCTGAAGAGCGTGCTCGGCAGTTCGCTGGCGCATGAGAAGACGCGGATCAAGGCCCGGCAGATCGGTTTCATCGACATTGTCGGCATGTTCGTCGGCCATTTGAAGAAGCGGCTTGAGGAAGATGCCGGCGCTCCGGTGGAGAACGTTGTGCTCGGCCGGCCGGTGCAATTTGTCGACGACGATGTGGAAGCCGATGCCAAGGCGCAAAGCGAGCTTGAAAAAGCGGCGCGCGCGCAAGGCTTCAAGCACATCGCCTTCCAGTTCGAACCGATTGCGGCAGCACTCGACTATGAGCAGGACGTGAAGCGCGAGGAACTGGCGTTGATCGTCGACATGGGCGGCGGCACGTCCGACTTCTCGATCGTGCGCGTTTCGCCGCAACGCGCCCGCTCACGCGACCGCAAGGACGACATCCTCGCCAACCGAGGCATTCATATTGGCGGCACCGATTTCGACCGGCTGCTCAGCATCGCCCATGTCATGCCCAAGCTCGGCTATCTCTCGCCCACAAAAGACGGCAAGCGCAACCTGCCGGCGAGCTATTTCATTGATCTCGCGACGTGGCAGCGCATCAACCTCGTCTATACTGCCAAGGCGATGACGCATCTGAGGCAAATCCGCTTCGAGGCCGTCCGCGCCGACCTTGTCGACCGCTTCATCCATATTGTCGAGCACCGTTACGGCCATGCGCTGGCCGGCCTCGTCGAACGAGCCAAGATCGCGCTGACGGATCAGGCTTCGGCCGATGTAACGGTGGCGCTGCCTGGCGCGCATTTCGCCGCCGAGATCTCGCGGACCGGCCTGGAAGAGACCATCGCCGCCGACATCGAGCGGGTGTCCGCTACGGTGCGGCAGACGATTGCCGATGCCGGCATAACGGCCTCTGCGATCACCGCCGTATTCCTCACCGGCGGTTCGACCGCGATCCCGCTGGCACGGCGTGAAATCCTGTCGCTGGTGCCGCAAGCCGCCGTTATCGAGGGCGACATGTTCGGCTCGGTCGGCCTTGGCCTGGCGCTGGATGCGCAGCGGAAGTTCGCCTGA